CCCCGGCGCCGGCTCTGCCCCCTCCGCCGCAACGTATGCCTAGGCAGATCACCACCGTCGTCAGGCTGGTGCTGGGGAGGCCGGATAACTGTGGGGAGTGTGCCTATTTTGGCCAGCTGACGTCTCGATGCTTCTTGTTTGGCTTCGCCGTGGCCAACCCCGCGTCGCCGCCGTGCAAGCAGTATGTTAGAGGTGGAGGTTAAGTACAGAGCCGACCTCTCCGCCGTTAGGCACCGCCTGGCTTCCCTGGGTTTTTCCCTTCTCTCTCTGGAGGAGGAGGTGGATATATACTTCCAGCACCCGTGTAGAGATTTCTCGTCCACAGACGAGGCCCTCCGGGTGAGGATTTCCAAGGGCGGGGTCGCGGTGACTTATAAAGGCCCTAGAATGGGCGTGGGGGCTAAGACCAGGGTGGAGGTTTCTGCAGAGGCGTCTGGCGGCGTTGTCGAGATTTTGGAGAGGCTGGGCTTCGCGAGGGTCGCCGCCATCAGGAAGAGGCGCGAGTACTACCGGGGAGGCGGGTTTTTGGTATCGCTCGACGCCGTGGAGGGGCTGGGCGAGTTTGTGGAGATCGAGAAGGTGGTGGAGGACGCGTCGCAGGTGGCGGCGGCCGTGGAGGAGATCAAGAGGCTAGCCAGCGCCTTGGGTCTAGTGGAGGAGGTCAAGGAAACTTATCTTGAGCTGTTTCTCAACACTTTTAAATCTAGGGGGTAGTATATACGTGCAGTTTGGGGACCTGGTCAAGGCCCTAGCGGCTATAGAGTCGACGACTCAGAGGACGACCATGGTAAAGCTCCTCATCTCGTTGTTTAAAAAGGCGAGGCCCGAGGAGATCGACAAGATTGTCTACTTCATCCTGGGGGACTTGCGGCCGCCGTGGGAGGGGGTGGAGCTCGGCGTCGCTGAGAAGTTGTGTATCAGAGCCCTGTCTAAGGCAAGCGGGGTCCCGGCCTCTGAATTAGAGGCGCTGTACAAGAAGACGGGCGACGTGGGGGAGGCGGCGAGGCGCGCCCTCTCTACCTCTAAGCGGCCTGGGCTTCTCGCCTTCGGCTCCCAGAAGCCGCTTGAGGTTTCCGAGGTGTACGACGTGTTGCTCAAGGTGGCCAGAGCGTCGGGGGAGGGGGCGCAGGACTTGAAGATAAACCTCCTCTCCTCTCTCTTCGCGCGGGCGTCGCCGGAGGAGGGGAAGTACATCGCCCGCTTTGTCGTGGGGAGGCTGAGGCTGGGGGTTGCCGACATGACGATTATAGAGGGGCTCTCCGAGGCCTTCGGCGTGGAGAAGGAGTCTCTGGAGAGGGCCTATCACGTCTATCCCGACCTGGGCCGCCTCGCTAGGCACGTCGCCGAGGGGAGGCCGCTGGAGGAGATAAAGATTACGCTTGGCGTGCCCGTGTTGCCCATGCTGGCTCAGAGGCTGTCATCGGCATCCGAGATCCTCGCCAAGCTCGGGGGGTCGGCGGTGTGTGAGTACAAGTACGACGGGGAGAGGGCCCAGATCCACCTCTCAAAGGCCGGGGTGAAGATTTTCAGCAGGAGGCTTGAGGACATAACCCACGCCTATCCAGACGTGGTGAAGGCCGTAAGGGAGGCGGTGTCGGCGGGGGAGGCGATCCTCGAGGGGGAGATAGTGGCCGTCGACCCCGACACCGGCGACATGTTGCCCTTCCAGGAGTTGATGCATAGGAAGAGGAAACACGAAGTAGCGGCTGCTGTGGAGATGTACCCCACCGTCCTCTACCTCTTTGACGTGCTGTACGTAGACGGTGAGGACTTAACCGAGGAGCCCCTCATCTACCGCCGCGTCAAGCTTTCCGAGATCGTCAAGGAAAGCGACAAGGTCTCCATTGCTAAGTGGAGGATTTTCGACGACCCAGACTCGGTGGACGTCTTCTTCCACGAGTCGGTCTCCATGGGCACGGAGGGGCTGATCTGCAAGTCGCCGACTTCTGTGTATGAAATGGGCGCCCGGGGGTGGAACTGGATTAAGTACAAGCGGGACTACCGTAGCGAGATGATAGACACCGTCGACCTCGTGGTGGTCGGCGCGTTCCACGGCCGCGGGAAGAGGGCGGGCCTCTACGGCGCCTTTCTCCTGGCGGCCTACGACCCATCCACGGACATGTTCTACACCGTGTGTAAAGTGGGGAGCGGCTTCACCGACGCCGACCTCAAGAAGATGTACGAAACGTTGCAACCCCTCAAGCTCCCCCACAGACACCCCAGGGTGGTGTCAAAGATGGAGGCCGACGTCTGGTTCGTCCCCCAGGTGGTGATAGAGGTCATAGGCGCCGAAATAACCCTCTCGCCGCTTCACACCTGCTGCCTCGGCGCGGTGCGGCCCGGCGTGGGGCTGGCGGTGAGGTTCCCGAGGTTCACCGGCCGCTACAGAAGCGACAAGTCGCCAGAGCAGGCCACCACCGTGGCGGAGATGCTTGAGCTATATAAGAGGCAGAAGAAGGTGGCTCAGCCTGAGTAGACCTTTTCCAAAGTCCACCGGAGCACCCGGAGGATTTCCCTCTTCCTCTCCTCTGTGCGGTAGTTGAATATCTTGAGGGCAACGGCCTCTCCCTCCCCGCCCTCAAGCTCGTACCTCAGCACCTCGTCCTGGCTTATCGAGCCCTGCCTAGCCTCACGGGCGTCCTCTTCTCTATACTTCTGGAGGAACTTGTCGAGGAAAAACCTCTTGAATAGGCTGTCCAGCTTCACAGGCTCTCTAAACTTGATGTAGAGATAGTTTG
The sequence above is drawn from the Pyrobaculum ferrireducens genome and encodes:
- the cyaB gene encoding class IV adenylate cyclase codes for the protein MLEVEVKYRADLSAVRHRLASLGFSLLSLEEEVDIYFQHPCRDFSSTDEALRVRISKGGVAVTYKGPRMGVGAKTRVEVSAEASGGVVEILERLGFARVAAIRKRREYYRGGGFLVSLDAVEGLGEFVEIEKVVEDASQVAAAVEEIKRLASALGLVEEVKETYLELFLNTFKSRG
- a CDS encoding ATP-dependent DNA ligase produces the protein MQFGDLVKALAAIESTTQRTTMVKLLISLFKKARPEEIDKIVYFILGDLRPPWEGVELGVAEKLCIRALSKASGVPASELEALYKKTGDVGEAARRALSTSKRPGLLAFGSQKPLEVSEVYDVLLKVARASGEGAQDLKINLLSSLFARASPEEGKYIARFVVGRLRLGVADMTIIEGLSEAFGVEKESLERAYHVYPDLGRLARHVAEGRPLEEIKITLGVPVLPMLAQRLSSASEILAKLGGSAVCEYKYDGERAQIHLSKAGVKIFSRRLEDITHAYPDVVKAVREAVSAGEAILEGEIVAVDPDTGDMLPFQELMHRKRKHEVAAAVEMYPTVLYLFDVLYVDGEDLTEEPLIYRRVKLSEIVKESDKVSIAKWRIFDDPDSVDVFFHESVSMGTEGLICKSPTSVYEMGARGWNWIKYKRDYRSEMIDTVDLVVVGAFHGRGKRAGLYGAFLLAAYDPSTDMFYTVCKVGSGFTDADLKKMYETLQPLKLPHRHPRVVSKMEADVWFVPQVVIEVIGAEITLSPLHTCCLGAVRPGVGLAVRFPRFTGRYRSDKSPEQATTVAEMLELYKRQKKVAQPE